The following proteins come from a genomic window of Mauremys mutica isolate MM-2020 ecotype Southern chromosome 7, ASM2049712v1, whole genome shotgun sequence:
- the WDR74 gene encoding WD repeat-containing protein 74, giving the protein MASSARWNHVWVGSETGILKGVNLQRRRATNYVAASALRRDEGVCAMCWGDPSESEILVGCLDRSVKLFSTEKGKFTESRQCLGGEGSFCGLAVHDSSIITCVESGLLKVWRDASSENMETQVGAGVCRMRQNPAQPQCVGTGGKENALKVWDLHRPEEPIFRAKNVRNDWLNLRVPVWDRDLQFLPGSEKIVTCTGHHQVRLYDPSSPHRRPVLEATYGEYPLTALSLTPGADSVVVGSSHGDMAVIDLRQGRLVKCLKGFAGSVRSVQCHPTLPLVASCGLDRFLRVHNIEDKRLVHKVYLKSRLNCLLLTSREKWEDEEPEPTAPQADVKEEEDELWDGMETVATRTVLKRTVDPNVRETQLGKRPKKQKRTSAGP; this is encoded by the exons ATGGCGTCTTCTGCGCGGTGGAATCACGTGTGGGTTGGATCCGAGACTGGCATCCTCAAAG GGGTGAACCTGCAGCGGAGACGGGCCACCAATTACGTGGCGGCCTCGGCGCTGCGCCGGGATGAGGGCGTCTGCGCCATGTGCTGGGGGGACCCCTCCGAGTCCGAG ATCCTCGTTGGCTGCCTGGATCGGTCAGTGAAGTTGTTCAGCACCGAGAAGGGAAAGTTCACAGAGTCACGGCAATGTCTGGGCGGGGAGGGCTCGTTCTGTGGCCTGGCCGTGCACGACAG TTCCATCATCACCTGTGTGGAGTCTGGTCTCCTCAAGGTCTGGCGGGATGCCTCATCCGAAAAC ATGGAAACCCAGGTGGGAGCTGGCGTGTGCCGTATGCGCCAGAACCCTGCCCAGCCGCAGTGTGTGGGGACAGGTGGGAAGGAGAACGCTCTGAAGGTCTGGGACTTGCACCGGCCTGAGGAACCCATCTTCCGTGCCAAAAAT GTGCGGAATGACTGGCTCAATCTCCGGGTGCCTGTGTGGGACCGTGACCTGCAGTTCCTACCTGGCTCTGAGAAGATTGTCACCTGCACTGGGCACCACCAA GTGCGGCTGTACgaccccagctccccacaccggCGTCCTGTGCTGGAGGCGACCTATGGGGAGTATCCCCTCACAGCCCTCTCCCTCACCCCTGGTGCTGA CTCTGTGGTGGTAGGCAGCTCACACGGGGACATGGCTGTCATCGACCTGCGGCAAg GACGGCTGGTGAAATGCCTGAAGGGCTTTGCTGGGAGTGTGCGCAGCGTCCAGTGTCACCCAACCCTCCCACTCGTGGCTTCCTGTGGCCTTGACCGCTTTCTGCGGGTACATAATATCGAGGACaagcgcctggtacacaag GTGTATCTGAAGTCCCGGCTGAACTGCCTGCTGCTGACCAGCCGTGAGAAGTGGGAG gatgaAGAGCCTGAACCTACAGCCCCTCAAGCAGAtgtgaaggaggaggaagatgagcTGTGGGATGGCATGGAGACGGTGGCTACCAGAACAGTGCTCAAGCGCACCGTGGACCCCAATGTCCGGGAGACGCAGCTAGGCAAGCGTCCCAAGAAGCAGAAGAGAACGAGCGCTGGGCCTTGA